The genomic window TTTTGCACATGTAGTGATACCATGTAGTTTTGGTTGGGAGCAGTTTGTAAACAGCTATTTCGAttatcttttgaaatgaagtcacaaatgaataaatttgttaaataaaataaaattggaaTTGATGCCTGAGATGATTTATACATTGACGAGATATTTAGGATATTGACGAGAATACCATGAACCGATCATAATTTCCACTTTTACCCTATATTTAGTGACTGCAATAATTTCGAACGAAAACAAAGAAGATCATGAAAGCGTGTACAACCGAAAAGAAGAAGGCACACAATTGGTAAGTGGAATCATataggaaggaagagaaggagctcgaacgaccctagccttgctcaaggcagtcgcattattcgctccgaaaagacgccgctgtaaactcacccgtataccctgtgcgtggtgcgtgcgatcacaccgcatgacccacccgtatacacactgtcacatcgtacgacttctgtgcacataagtcatccgcactcgtaccactaaccgcatgcggagaccgtcaggccgacagccttgtcgggtctgtaacttccgggtttaatgtgttgtattgaaaaatttccacaagtggaaaaaaatgggggggggggcctctgggatatgctagtatgcagttcgtgaatatgtatatctttcgtcagacctatcagacaacacaggatgtgaggcaaattaattattaattttgacgtccaatcacgcacttcccttatcatgACCTTTTGACCCtacatgctcgctgagcgtccgtggtggtggtgtgtgatgtaaacatgtctcgtctttcgcgggcattatggtaatgagctgaccgtgtgaactcttcgcttattatagtaatgaggtcagtggcttcaacacagaccctacaaggctgctggcctgacggcctccgcatgcggatagtgtacgagggcatcgtgtcgtgcgatgttacgcacaatgaatacgggtgggtttttatacagcggcggtctttttttcggagtgaataattcgactgccttgagcaaggctagaacgacccgcaaaaccgcagagtaacaaaagaatactctgACAACACGCCTGTCTGgtcagtggaaaaagataggagacctccagctggacggccgattaactagcaggattagatctctttgtacagaaccgtggtaccgccgctctgcaccgttgccttcgtgtaaagttgaatcattggggacaagaattgtgaatatacaagttttcatttaccgtttgtggtgtttcactgaaacatcatggcatatttttacattttttttgtgactttccgatcactagcggtggttcaaaatttgggtattagcacacgagggtggttggtatccaattgtgtttttcgatttggttgggcacaagtgtacacaatttttatcaggtctcaaaaaagttgttttttctgtattatatccatacgacatgcGACACCtaagttgagtgaagaaccaagtgcgcacgcgcaaactcaactacgccaggtcgcccattgtatgtataaggtatgtggttgattacgaggtgtcgttaaacgaccgcggtaccacgggttcgacttttgaagtcccttcgttcgagctccttctcttccttcctccatggtggaaTATAGTGTGCTATACAATGTATAATGGTGCCTTGTTAGGACTATAGACCTTTCATTTGAAACACGCCacatggccaaatttcatgaagctgttaaacagaaatactgcttgacaaatttctttgctacgTAAATATTGATTGGCCCGGGGCAGTAGCCACAATATTGAagcttaatgtaattttgacagGTAACCTGTGCAATACCATCCTGTGTTGTTTGTatttcttgctttgtattttgaTCCGCATAACTTCAATCAACTAATCAAACTACTAAAATACAGCAGCAACATTACTGACTGTGTAAAAAAAGTAAGGGAAGATTCCACTTACATTCTCTGTTACAGTGTATCGTCCGATCCGTTAGCCACCTGAAATTGAAGAGAATTTattcaagtttttattttggacaAACTTCAGCTGGGATTAATCCAGAAAACTATCACAAGTTTTGAATGGGGAACAAAGTTGTTCTACCCCCATGGCAGTGGTTATAATTGTGTATGTGCATCACACTAATAAACTCCCACATCAACATGGCACTAATGGGTTAACTGTGTACATTAAAGATATTTGTGTCACCTGTTTAAATGTTAATGTGTTGATGTTTGATAATATTTCaacctctctctctcttttcttagaccatggaggtagcgaAATCCACCGAGTATTCGGCAAAGGAGGCCTTTGTGGAAAAACAATCCCAAGTGCAGCTCCAACGTCACAAATACATACAAGAGTCATGTGCGAAACATCCAAAACTAACCATGGGCGGTATTAGCTCCACAACACAAAGACAGTTACTTGTGATCGACAAGCATAAACTCCTCTACTGCTTCATACAAAAGGTGCGTggaatattaaagacactggggtagatttcacaaaggtagtcctaacttaggactggtcctataggcaatgctaagagataggaccagtcctaagttaggactagaggccaatttcatagagctgcttaagcaaaaaaattgcttaagcacgaaattagctcgcttattttacacgtgttactggccaaaatttcatgccatatacattgcttatgactagtatttagctgttgtttacttaacataacaattgagtggagtcttggccgttaatctgattttactaagcaatgaattttttgcttaagcaattttttgtgcttaagcagctctatgaaattgggaccagtaactcatcctaacttaagactggtcctatctcttagcattgcctagggctagtcctaagttaggactgcctttgtgaaatccacccctgaaccctgttggtaattgtcaaagaccagtcatctcacttggtgtatctcaacatatgcataaaataacaaacctgtgaaaatttgagctcgattggtcggcggagttgcgagataactatgaagggaaaaaacacccttgtcacactaagtcgtgtgctttcagatgcttgatttcgagacctcaaattctaaacttgaagtctcgaaatcaatttcgtggaaaattacttctttctcgaaaactatgttacttcagagggagtcttctcacaatgttttatactatcaacctctccccagtgtccactgcatttaagggtctcagggttttgatacctttttgaAGATCAAcgttttggccatgacatgaattctTTTCTGTTTACTCACTGTGTATGCAGATGTATATCAactttacctgtagaagtttcagcctcattagtcatcaggtttttgagaaataaagtgaaaatcacagagcaatgttttttaGGAGAGCCGCGTAAATCCGTTATCTACCGAGACGAAAAACCTTttgtgaaatttgttttgatcattATTTCTTAtaaaccacagcacctcagcgagtatcattttaagggaagctactaccatcattatctttaaaggcagtggacactattggtaattgtcaaagactagcctttacagttggtgtatctcaacatatgcataaaataacaaacctgtgaaaatttgagctcaatcagtcatcgaacttgcgagatagtaaataatgaaagaaaaaacacccttgtcacacgaagttgtgtgcgtttagacctcaagttctaaatctgaggtctcgaaatcaaactcgtggaaaattactctgtctcgaaaactatagcacttcagatgttttataccatcaacctctccccattactcgtcaccaagaaaggttttatgctaataattattttgaataattaccaatagtgtccactgcctttataccaaaatttaatgtaaatctgtggacgtttgtgttttgtgtcatacaaaaaataGCCAAACCCTTTAAGGTGTTTGTTACTGTaactatagacctttctatAGTAAAATCACAGcctgagtttttgccaacctAGGTTCGAAAAACTAATGAAAGCcataaatgtaaaaacaaaaacagacaatgtaacaatgtcaaacaaacaaaaattgttgaaaacaaagcaaCCGATCATGAGAGATACATAAATATTTGAAAGCTTGcataaaatgttgaatttggtcaGAACATCTGTTAACACGATTGGGATTTTTACTTAACAACcagccgtccatgccaaccagcgcGGTTTGTTTATGAAAAATGGAAAGGTTTAATATGAATTGGTTGTACAAAATGGCGACCATTTTTCCCCCCAGTCAAACGCTCTTATAGCACAAAGCGGTAAATCTAAAACCTATAAATTAGATAGCGAAATAATAtaggggcattgcttggcaacagaaagctcagttggggaagctctgaaaagaaccgttggtttcaactcagaACGACGTATAAACAAtataccttttcgcaaatacccattgcgcaaagGCAACCTTAAATTTTCAGAACTACACCCCAACtaatttagagatagtcattacatggtgttaccgcaaacctttccatatcgtatttccaccatgcaaagtttcaaattctacttgtCATTGTGTTTGCTAACAGGCTGGGTGCACCAACTGGAAGAGATTGCTAATGGTGATGGATGGTAATCAGAATCGAACGGAAGATATCACAACAGGAATGGCCCACGCGTACTTTGGCAAAAGCAAAAGGAAACTCAGCTCGTTCAAcacacaagaacaaaaacaccgTCTGGAAACCTATACCAAGTTCATCTTCACACGACATCCATTTGAGCGTGTTCTATCATCGTACGGAAATAAGTTCGCAAACATGGATGTTTACAGAAAGTCTCCGCTCTACCAACAAATTGGCAGGTACATCATGAAGAACTTCAGGAAGAATGCAACGATGAGGGAGCTTCAGACTGGCGAGACTATCACGTGGAGTGAGTGGGCTTCTTACCTCGCCAAAGCTAACCAAGCTTTGTTTGACTTACACTGGAAAGAGTTCTATCAGCTTTGTTCTCCGTGTAAAATAAACTACGACTATATTGGCACGTTAGACACCGTCTATGACGATTCCGAATACATCATGTCGAAGTTGGATGTGCAGACAAAGGTTTCGTATCCGCCCAAAAGTGTAAGTGTTCCGTCGAATAGCTCGGAGAACATTGACCACTACATGAGTCAGTTGAGCaaagaacaaattaaaaatcttTGGGAGGTTTACCAGTTGGACTTTGAGCTCTTTGGGTACCCGAAACCTTCATTCTAATGAATACAGCGTTATAGCATTTTTGacgtatggtggacactatgcgagtgcactgtttggtttgggtacaTCATGACAAATTTACCCCAAACCAATCAGTGTCCCAGTACTGTGTCCACTGTACTCAAAATGGCCTATTGACAGCACAAAGtctttgtaatattttgtttattatgtGATATCTTGCGAAGGGTAGTAtgacaacaatatttattttgttatacatGCAACAAgggacctcctattgtccctctaTTGTTTGTACCCAAACTGTTTAGCAACGACTGTCATGGTATTGTGCACACTGTCCAACGGGGACCTTTACCCAATTAGGAatcctattgtccctcttttagTTGTACCCTAACTTTTGGCAAAGGTTGTCATTGGTATTGTGCATACTTTCCAACTGGGGACATTTACCCAATTAGGAatcctattgtccctcttttagTTGTACCCTAACTTTTGGCAAAGGTTGTCATTGGTATTGTGCATACGTCCAACTGGGGACCTTAACCCAACTATAGGAaccctattgtccctcttttagTTGTACCCTAACTTTTGGCAAAGGCTGTCATCGTGTGCACACTGTGCAACGGGGGACCTTTACCCAATTAGGAatcctattgtccctcttttagTTGTACCCTAACTTTTGGCAAAGGTTGTCATTGGTATTGTGCATACGTCCAACTGGGGACCTTAACCCAACTATAGGAACCCTATTGTCCCTCTTGTATAGTTGTACCCTAACTTTTGGCAAAGGCTGTCATCGTGTGCACACTGTCCAACGGGGGACCTTTACCCAATTAGGAatcctattgtccctcttttagTTGTACCCTAACTTTTGGCAAAGGTTGTCATTGGTATTGTGCATACGTCCAACTGGGGACCTTAACCCAACTATAGGAACCCTATTGTCCCGCTTTTAGTTGTACCCTAACTTTTGGCAAAGGCTGTCATCGTGTGCACACTGTCCAACGGGGGACCTTTACCCAATTAGGAatcctattgtccctcttttagTTGTACCCTAACTTTTGGCAAAGGTTGTCATTGGTATTGTGCATACTTTCCAACTGGGGACCTTTACCCAATTAGGAatcctattgtccctcttttagTTGTACCCTAACTTTTGGCAAAGGCTGTCATTGGTATTGTGCATGCGTCCAACTGGGGACCTTAACCCAACTATAGGAaccctattgtccctcttttagTTGTACCCTAACTTTTGGCAAAGGTTGTCATTGGTATTGTGCATACGTCCAACTGGGGACCTTAACCCAACTATATGAACCTATTGTCTCTTATTCTTTACATGCGTCCGGTTTGAACATGTACCCCAATCCCGCCGAACCCTACGCATGCACATAGGATTTGTGGGGTCCTGCCTTTGGTGTTCTATACTTCCTTTTCTAATAAATTCCTCGGTGGGGTCCAAGTTGATAAGAAGTTCTCCTTCTAAATCATGTGAACTGGACCCCATACCTACTGATCTTTTAAAAAAGTGTATTGATGTTGCAGCACCTCTTATTACTACTATTGTGAACAAGTCTTTTGAGCAGGGTAGTTTCCCAGACAGTCTTAAGACACCTTACATTCGTCCCCTTATCAAGAAGCCAGGTTTAGATGTTGAGACTTTGTCTAACTACCGACCGGTGTCTAATTTGAAGTTTATTGGCAAGACCATCGAGCGCATTGTTGCATCCAGATTGAATACTGTTGTCTCTGACTCTGGCCTTGCTGATAAATTTCAGACAGCATACAGGAGCAAGCATAGCACTGAATCGGCACTCTTGCGAGTGCTAAATGACATTTTATGTGCTATGGATAACGGCCATGTGACTGCCCTGATTCTGCTTGATTTGAGTGCGGCTTTTGACACTGTGGATCACACTATTTTGCTCAAGAGACTTCGTGATATTATTGGTTTACAAGGTAATGCCCTTTAATGGTGCCAATCCTATTTGCAAAACAGACCACAACATGTTCGCATTGGCAATTCCACATCGGATCCAGTTGTTCATGATTTTTCGGTCCCTCAGGGGTCAGTTCTTGGACCGCTGTGGTTTACAGTTTACACCTACCCAGTTCATAGCATCATCATGAAACACAATCTAAATTATCATGTATATGCTGATGACACTCAGTTATATTTCTCTTTTAAACCATCACAAATTTCTGCTGATGAGAGCATTAATCGTATTGAAACATGTGTTTCTGAAATTCGTGTTTGGATGCAGGACAACTTCCTTAAACTAAATGATCACAAGACAGAATTTCTTATACTCGGTTCACGGCAACAACTTTCTAAAATTACTATTCCCCACATTAACATTGGTGACTCCGAAGTCACCGCTGTTGCAAAAGCTCGCAATCTTGGTGTTATATTCGACTCTTCCATGACACTTAGTTCACATATTTCTAGTATTTCACGCTCTACAACATTTCATATCCGTAATATAGGCAAAGTAAGGAAATATTTGACACAAAATGCAACTGAGCAGATAGTCCACTCTGTTGTAGTTTCTAGACTAGATATGTGCAATTCACTTCTATATGGCCTTCCTTGTACTCAAATTGAACGTCTTCGACGTATTCAAAACTATGCTGCTCGTGTTATTACCTTAACTAAAAAGTCCTGCCATATAACGCCGATTTTAAAAGAATTACACTGGTTACCAGTAAGCAGTAGGATCAAGTATAAACTTTTGCTTTTCGTGTATAAATCGCTCACCAGTAATGCCCCTGCATATATTGATGATCTTCTCAGCTCGTACAATCCTCCTCGAAAACTCAGGTCTTATAATTCTAGCCTCCTTATTGAGCCCATTTCCAAACATTCATGGGGAGATCGATCTTTTTCACATGCTGCCCCTCGTCTATGGAACAAACTGCCTGCACTAATAAAATCATCCGTTTCTTtgacccaatttaaaaaacaactgaaaacacatctcttcaaacaggcatttgattcaatggtttaattattgttatttttgttacctttttagggtgttttttcttaaatattgcatttgtattattgtattctataccacatgttctagatttctctcaacttaggtttacattttaatttttgttgttgttattgtttactaattaatgctattgtttgtattttagggGGAAATTCAATGAAAGGTCTAGCTATAGTGAAGTTGGCAGCACCCAGTAACGCCCATTGCGTTACTGTGCCCTACAGAACCAGGATATCAGTGTTATAGAGTGGGTTGCCCAGTCGCCAGGTTCCCTCTTTTGCTAGTGTAAATCCGTAGGACAGTATTTAAGAGAAAGGACCATGGAAGGACCAAAATCATTCGGTGCTAGGTTGCGGGCgttgccggtgtggcaggagataaAAGGGACtattcgttttcgacgacggatggttctgcgacggttgttcagctaaacgttgtcgttttcagcacaacgaagattcatcccaagtactgtcgtagaaattgagggacgaccgtcctcaaagccgaagcatgcgcagatgacgccaaatgtcatatttaccgtcgcagaaccatccgtcgtcgaaaacgaaaagtccctactGTCTCGCCAagggcgaactgtgtacaaacttctgaatatgcgccctctgttgaattcTCCTCCTCCAACCCATGTAAATTTCCCATAAGGGGAACAGAATTTCCACAggggacagaattccctggaaCACCGGAGCACTGTTCCTTTCACCCGGGCTGTATTCAAGACCTGGAATTCATTCTAACTAATGTTTCTTGGTGACCAATgtttctttgtaatttttaaatgcTCTCAATTGCCAACGTGTCAAATGGTTCAATTTCTAAAATGTTCCCcctttttaaagatgctatgtcagatttttggcccaaacattaaaaaattacttttaatggtcaggaaccatgacaaaaatttaaaacgtttcttataaaacacatgagaattggtcacgtgatatatggTCGGGATCCAGactaaaactaattttgagcactttatttcactgctactaataattggcggactttttcgagcaatggctcaaatgaaagcttgtaactttctcagcCCCCATCAAAAAACCtaatgaattttaaatcaaaattttcgggtcaaatcggccaaaaatcttaCATAGCTAAATAATTAATAGTAACAGGTATTTATATTGCGCTTTTCCACAAAATGATCAAAGCGCTTTTTGATTGCTTGTTTTTATGTTCATACTTAATGCTGTTTTGGATAGTGGTTAGGTTCGCTTTTGGGCAATCCCTAGATTCCTGTTTGCTCTTTGTCTTTTGGTACGTTCCTAATATTTTCGTCGTGTTTTATACATTTCTAGTATTTTGCTGCTGTATGTTTTCGATGATTTTTAAAACCCGAATGAATAAACGAATACATAAATACCACAAGAACTGTCACCATGCACAGCGAGATATTAATGTGACGTCACCTCTGTATTAAATGAAACATGATCGCTACAATAGAGGTAGGTCTAAGTAGGTCACGTGCACCCAAAGCCCTTATATAAATAGAAAGACCGACTGCAGGATACTGTCTTACGTGTTATTATCGAAACAATACAGCGCCCCATCCGGTACGTGTGTTTAAAACGTTATGTTGAACTTTCTATTTTGCGTTAGTTTAACACGTGATGCTGACAATATTATAGTTTGAAACcaaaaccaaagaaaaaatCTACAATATTTTACGCTGCTATACCGAATGCACGCTAGCAAAAACAGCGCCCCAACTCCGGAGCAAGGTCTAATACGTGTGTTCTGTCAGTGATAGTTTCATGATCACCAATTCCTGTTGAATGTTCCTTTGCATCGGGTTAACACTACGTGCAGATGCAAAGTACGTTGGGCAGAACTGAAACACAGAGTTGTGTTCATCAAGACGCACACGGTGTACCATTATTGTGAATGTATGCCTTTTGTGGTCAATCTTTTTCAAAAGTTTAGCACGTGAAGTTGAAATCACTGCCAGTATATCCAAGCTTGTTTATTACAGTCGGTTCAAGTTCAAGTGCAAGTTCTGAGTTGAGACCGTGAGGAGTAGAAGATCACGATGCCGTGGTGCAACGTCCTAGCTGTGACAATTGTCATCGTCGCGACAACATTTGCATCATCGAAGGTTTTGTCATCAACAGATGGTAAGAAAAAGTATAGAACAGTTCTTTTCCTTTTCAAATTTCAACGCATCAGATGAATAAATATATTTGTGCAAATATTTGTCATTTGTGCAAATATTTGTCATTGTACTGTAATATTTGTATTGTACTGTAATATTTGTCATAATGTATTGTACTGTAAGGGCAATTCTAGTTGGTTCTAGTCGATAAAACCCATGATTGAATTAGTTGTATATTCATCGGGTATACATTTTAAAC from Asterias amurensis chromosome 17, ASM3211899v1 includes these protein-coding regions:
- the LOC139949678 gene encoding carbohydrate sulfotransferase 8-like; amino-acid sequence: MFLRTRNPRCQFHHILLILCSVLFVVVVYKYKEQSTQVTAIISNENKEDHESVYNRKEEGTQLTMEVAKSTEYSAKEAFVEKQSQVQLQRHKYIQESCAKHPKLTMGGISSTTQRQLLVIDKHKLLYCFIQKAGCTNWKRLLMVMDGNQNRTEDITTGMAHAYFGKSKRKLSSFNTQEQKHRLETYTKFIFTRHPFERVLSSYGNKFANMDVYRKSPLYQQIGRYIMKNFRKNATMRELQTGETITWSEWASYLAKANQALFDLHWKEFYQLCSPCKINYDYIGTLDTVYDDSEYIMSKLDVQTKVSYPPKSVSVPSNSSENIDHYMSQLSKEQIKNLWEVYQLDFELFGYPKPSF